In the bacterium SCSIO 12741 genome, AGCCAAAAGGTCGTTCATAGGATAGGCGTACGGAGAATTACAATTCGGGCAGGGAGGTACATCACTCATGCCGCAAATATAGGATTACAAGAGTTTGAAATTACCTTCGGTGATCGCTCTTCGAGCTCGGAGTTAAACCTGAAGATTCTAACAACTTTGCCATTCCGAAAGCGGCATACCGTCTGCAGAAATCAAGTAATCCAGGCGAAACTTAATCCCCGAATGCAATACCATAAATTCTTCTCCCTTTCGGGTATAAATATCCACGATTCGGTCTTCCACCACTTGCTCTTTTTCATCCGGATCCAGGTAGTGAATTTCAATCACCTTGCGGAGAGTAGCCAGATCGAGAAGCTTGTCATGGAAGGTGCAGTTGATGGGAGTGTATGCTGAATTCATTCGATTCGGATTAGACAACAAATTTAAAGAGAAGGAGTTTCTGAAAATGTTAGCACCCTACCATTGAGGCCTTGTCCTCGTGCTGGTGATGACCAACAGCGACTTCTGAAATGGGGCAGTTTAGAAAGAACTCAACCAAGAGTTGAATCCGGGTATGTACCTTATTCAAGTTGTTACGGACAATTCAGAACAAATTACCAGCAGATTCGTAGTGAAATAAACAGGTCATTATAGTTTAGTGATAGAGAAGCCGTCTCCTGAAATGGGGCGGCTTCTTTTTTTGGATGAATCTAAATGATCACCATGGATAAGGAATTTTCCAGCGGTTATTCTTTGATCAATCGGAAGGTCATGATCTCACCTTTGCTTTGGACCCGAATGAAATAGGGTCCGGGTTTTAATTCTTCCAATCCGGAGAGCTCGCTTCCACTCAGTGTTCCCGTTTTTACTTCACGCCCGGCGGGATCGTATAGGGTAAATTCGCTGTTCAGGTCGACGCCTTTAAAGTGGAGTTGATTCGAGAATGGATTAGGAAATATTCTTATTGATTGGTACACTGATGGAAGAGATGGGGAGGACAAAACATCTCCATAACTCCCGCAGAATTCTACCGAACAATCGTAGTAGACCTTAAACTTCCAAAAACGTCGATTGATGCATCCCGATGGACAATCACCCCAGCCGATCGAATAGATGAGTTCTACATGGTCAGAATTGATGGAACTTTGAATCGAATATCCATCCCCATATACCGATTCAAGTTCAGCCCAATGTACCCCTGGAATAGGGTTAAATGCTTCGGTTAAAGCCTGGATGTTGGTATTGCTGTCGCATTTCATATAAGCCGTATGAAATGGCATTGGAAGGCGGTAGGAATAGTAAAAGTCCAGTTGGATGTGGTACCGATTCATCAAACTATCGATGGTGGAGTTTCCGGTTGGAATAATTCCATTTTTTAGTTGTTGCATCCAGTTTAAAGTTGAGTCCGCGCTGACCGAAAAATTTCTGAGGTTTGGATAGGGGAAGGAATGGATGTTAAAACGATCAACCACCGTATCCCGAGCTGGTAAGGAGGTGGCATTATAAACGGCAATGAGGGCGTCTAAAATGGTATCGGAATGGGCTTTTGATATTTCCACACTATCGTAGAGAGGATGTTTCAGCTTTTGGAGATAATTCAAGGCTAATCGATCAGCATCATCCTGATAGAACTGAACCACACTATCAGGACCTGTACAAATGGAAGGAACCTTTTGAGCCCACAATGCAGGCGAAAGAATCAAAATGAGTAGGGCAGCATAGAGGTTTTTCATAGCGGTCGAATTTCGAGAGACTTGGGGTGTATCTACTTAATTGACAATTACCTTGTAGTTAGAGTTGGGTTTTCCATAGACAAAATGGATACCGAATTCAAACTTGGATAATGAGGGTCACAAAGTATTTCATGTTACTCGTGCTTGAATTTCGGACATCGGCAAAAAAGGGACTACGTCCCTCATCGAGATGAGCACCTTTGGCCGAAACTATAATTCAATTAATCAATTTATTACCATGAAAAAACTATCCTTTTTGCTCCTTTTCTTAGGAGTTTATGCAACTGTTTCAGCCCAGCGATCCTATTTACAAGGAATGGATTTGAACACCTTTAACTTAACCAATGCCCATCCCTGCTTTTGCCATTCCGACGGGGCGTTAATGTCAGCCAATCACACCCAGGGAAATGAGTTTCTGCTCAATAGAGTCCTCTACAATGGGGATACCGCTTGGGTAAAATGGTTTAAAACCCTTGATCCCATGTTATCTACCCGGGTGCTTAAAACCTCGCGGCTGTATAAGAATAACGATTACTTCTGGTTGGTTGCCGGTTATGAGGAAATTAGCGGGGGTATAGAAAATGGTCTGGTCATGATTGTGGACGACCACGGGCAAATCATCAAAAAAATCAATTTTGATGGGGTCAACAACAAAAACCATGTACTTGATATTCTTCAGGCAGGTAACCATATCTACATTACGGGTCATAGTAGGGATATTTTGAACGAGACCTATTCGAATGATGGCCGAGGATTCATTATCAAGCTTGATTTAAATCTCAATATAGTTTGGGATTATTGGTTTGATTCCGGAGCTACGCCAAATGATTATGATATGGCCGAGGATATTACCTACATAGAAACTCGTGGTAATGGAGATGTAGTCTTGTTTGTTACTGGTTCGAGAAATAAGAACAATACCACCGGGCAATCCACCACCTTGGCTTTGTTTTTAGAAGACAAGGGATCTACTTGTAATTTTTCAGATGTATCCTTTGTGGATACGGTGGCTACACCAGCATTCCGTCAGTGGGGTGCAGATGCCTTGGTTCATGATCAAAAGCTCTACTTACTCTGGAATAATGAAGATTACCACCACATGCAAATTATGCCTTTTGACATTTCGATGCAATCGCCTCAGTTCAACAATTCAATGGTTACTGATGTTAACGGCGGTCATTCTTTTTCTACGGGTTTTCAGTTATTCGCTGATCCTTCTGATCCTGAATATCTCTTAGCCTTCGGATATGGTGCAGGAGCCAACAGCGCTACGGTTTTTTTACGCCCTTTTTACGCTCAAATTCATAAAGATGGCATGGCGGGAGATCCCAATATCTTCTTTATGGAAGGCACCTATGCGAATGCCAGGCCAATTTGGCATCCGAATGATATTTATAGCTTAATGCCCTATTACATGTTCGAAACTCCCTCACAGGGAGGTTACGAGTCAGGATCGAATTATACTCCGGATTTTGTTGATTTTACCGGGGATCATTTGAATGCCCTTCATTATCATACAGCTGGAACTTCCCCTTCTGCTGTAGAGAATTTTCACCTTACACCTGGATCGTGGCATTGCGGAGAATATGGCTCAACAGGTTCATTTGGATCTTTTGGTTATAAGCCACTGCCTCCGGTTACATTCAGCAATTCTATCGCCAATTCCTATACGTCGAATGTATGGGTAGAAAACTGGAGCGTTGCATACCTGGATTGTCAGCCCATTACTCCGGAAGATAGATTTGGTTATGGTCCGGATGAATGGAACGGTATCTGCAAAGGCACTTATTGTTTCCCATCCTCCGGAGGTGGCGGAGGTATACTCTTCCCGAAGAAAGAAGTGACTTCAACGGAAGAAGCGAAAGAAGAAATTCAAAATCTATCCGTTTTTCCTAATCCTGCTGCGGATTATGTTCAAATCAATGGTTTGCAAGAAGACGTTTCTACCGATATCTACTTGTATGATCTCAATGGTGCCACGGTTGCTGAATTCCATGGTCAAAGTGCAGAGAATACCCGATTGAATACCCAGGAAGTTCAAGCTGGAACTTATATTCTAAAGGTGAATCAAGGGGATGCGCAATCTACCCTTCGGGTAATTATTCAGAAATAGAGCTTACCATACTCTCAAACCCAAAACCTCGTCTTTTTGTAAGGCGGGGTTTTGCTTTTTCAGAAGGCTATTCCTTCTATCTATTGAAAAATCACTTTCTTAGTCGAACTTCCATTCGCGAAACTGATCGTTTAAAATGAATTTGTTCCAAATCGTTTGGCCCGCCGTAAGATTCACCCTTCCGTTTAGTTTATGCCTTTTGCTTGGCCTGATCACCTGTTCTTGTCAAAGCAGCAACAAGGAGGTTGAGGCGATCCCTATGGAAGATTCAACCCATGCACAACCTAACTTGTATGCACTGGCTCACCAAAAGGCTACCCAAGAACTCAATCTGAACATCCTTCGTGAAGAAGTCGATTCCTTTGAACTTCGCTTGTGGGCCAAAGTTGAGGTAATGATTTATGGCCAGGTGTTGGTTATCAAAAAAGTGGACGGCAAATGGACCTGCCTGGATTACCGATACACTGAATCACAAAAAGAATGGGTGAATGAACTCTCTGCTGAGGAATATGTCACCCGTTTTAGCATCGACTCATTTTCGGTGACTAAACGAGAACCCCAATCCAATTGGAATCAATTCTTCAACAACATGCAAGAGCAGCAGCTATTCACCTTACCCGATCAACGAAATATTCCAAATTGGCAAAACCGGGTGACTGATGGCTATACCTATCATGTGGAATGGGCTACAAAAGACAACTACCAATTCATCAGCTACAATTGTCCTGATGTTTATCAAAATGATTACAATGAATGCCTTCGAATGACTGAAATTTTGGAAGTTTTTGATCGGGAATTTGGCTTGTATATTCCTGGCGGATTTCGGTGCGGTAGGTGATCAATAGATATAAAATGAAACATCTGATTTTAACGATTTCGGTTCTTCTCTTTTCTGGTCTGGCTTATGGACAGGAGTATGAAATCGATCAGGCAAAGATCAAGGAAGACCTGGATGAGATTCTAACAGATTTGTCCCACGACTACATTTATCTGTCGGATAAAAAGGTAGATCTAAACTGCATTCGAGACTATTATGAGCAACAAATTCCAAGCTTGAAAACGGAAGAACAAGTGGTGCTTTTTTTCGAATATCTTCTGGATGAGTTTTACGATAGCCATTTGATTTTATCCACCAACAGAAGTTCTTCTTACCGCTTGTACTCGCCGGTATATGCGAGCCTTCAGCAGGGGAGTCCCGTTATTACGCAGGTTTGGCAAACGCAGTTAAAGAGTCTCCAAATTGATTTGATCGGAGCTGAGGTAGTAAAAATGAATGGGGTTGACATGGACCAGGTCATTGAGAAATTCCCCACCCATTGTAACAACAAAAACGATGAACAGGTAAGGGAATGGATCGTCAACAAAATATTGGCAGGACGCTACAATCAGCCTCGGGTGTTAACGCTGAAATTAGCGAATGGGGAATCGACTGAAATGGATTTAGACCAGCTTGAATACCGATCCAATTCAGCGTTGCTAACAAGTTCCATAGAAAATGGAGTGGGTGTTATTCGGCTAAACAATTCCCTTGGAAATGGTAGGCTCATAGATGAATTTGACCAGGCTCTCAACGGTTTAATGAATACCGAAGGATTGATCATTGACCTGAGAAATACCGTGGACGGTGGCGACTCTTATATCGCACGGGCAATTATGGGCCACTTTATTCAGGAACTCAAACCCTATCAAAAACATTGGAGCCTAGAACAGTATGAGGAGGCGCCAGCCGTAGAGAGAAGTTGGACAGAATTTGTAAGCCCCAGAAAGGACTACTACTCCAAGCCGGTTGTTATTTTGGTAGGAAGATGGACCGGAAGCATGGGCGAAGGGCTGGCCATCGGTTTTGAAGGTATGGGCAGAGCAATAATAGTGGGTTCCGAAATGGAGCGATTAGCCGGTGAAATGAATGGTTATTCGTTCGTCCATCAAAATTTTGGATACCGAATTTCCACCGCAAAACTCTTTCATATTGATGGGACTCCCAGGGAGGAATATGTACCTGAGAATTATGTGACCCAAACTACCTATCAAAAAGACGAAGTTCTTGAAAAAGGAATAGAACTGATCAAGGCTCGCTAAAATCGAATTTGGGGATACCCGAAATGATAAAGCAAGTACTTTTGCCATTATCTCTTAGAAAATCTCAATAAAGCAAGCGGTGGCAAATAGTTCTGAACAACAATCGAGCAGTTCAATAAATCGGGTTCCAGTAGTCATACTCAACGGATTTCTGGGTTCCGGCAAAACGACCCTGTTTAGAGCATTGCTGGCTCAATCCAGAAAAAAGAATATTCCGGTTTGCGCCATTGTGAATGACATGAGCGAGCTGGACGTGGACGGTGAATTGATCGGAACAACCGATGCAGTAGAAGAAAATAGCCGCATTTTAGAATCCATTCATTCCTGCGTGCTAAGCAGTAAAATGGGAATTGAAAAGCTTGATGCGGCCATCCGAAAGCTGTTATCTGATCAAAATCCTGAGCTATTGATCATTGAGACATCGGGAAGTTGTCACCCACAACCCTTGATTGAATACTTCAAAGATCACCAACAGACGAAGCTCACCGGAGTGTTTGCTTTGGTGGATAGTTTGATGCTTGCACATGACTATCGTTACGGAGAAGATTTGATTCCAATCATGCAACATAACCTGGCAAATGGCCGTCGAGATACCGTTAATCTGCTGGTAGAACAAATCTTGTTTTGCAGTCATTTGATTCTCACAAAAGCCGATCGGATTGAAGAAAATAAGCTTCCCACAATTGCGTCTCATATTCAAAGGATAAATGGGTTTGCTTCCATTCATTCTGTGTTTTTTGGGAAGTTGACCCTAGAGTCTTTGTTCGAGCTTGAGGAATACGATTATTACCGCGTGGCGCCTCTTATTCAAGAATTAAAACCCATTTTAGAAACCGAAGAGGAGCAAGAAAGACCTTACAATTTGGCAACCCGGGTTATTAAGGACGAACGCCCTTTTCACCCACAACGGCTTTGGGACACTTGCCATCAATACCTCGATCAAAGAATATACCGGAGCAAGGGGTTCTTCTGGTTGGCCAGTCGCGATAAGCTTTCACTTCTCTGGAATCAAGCTGCGGGCGGAATAAATCTGGAAATTATTGGTTCCTGGCGATCTGGAATTGTAGAAGATGAAGATCACGGCATTACCGAATATGAAATCGAGAAATTGAAAGAGATGCTGGCCAACGAAACCGGACGTTTTGGAGATCGTATTTGTGATTTAACCGTGATTGGGGATCAAACTCAAGTCGATCGATTTACCGATGCGTTAAAAACTTGTTTTCTAACCGAGGAAGAAATTAAGCTTTGGGAAAATGGTCACGAGTTTACCGACCCATGGCCCAAGAATATTGTAAAAGTGAGGTAGGCGCGAATTTAGGATTGGGTCTTTCCAGTGCTTGGCGATGTTGGGCAATAATTTACTGGTAGATATTCTGAGAGATGAAGAAAACGGTCATTAAATACCGAGAGTCCGAAGTGGAAGCGGTTTTTCAAAAACTCGTATCCAACTGGGTTGAATTGGCCAATTTCTACCAGAAAGAAGTGACGTATGACTATGAAGCTCCGAGCGATCGACTACCTTATGTAGAAATGGGAGATATCGCCAGGTTTATAGTCGACAAAAAGAAATCAGACAACACGGAGCATTTTATTCCCTTTTTCGAAAACGTAGAAGAGTTAATGATACATGGGGATCAGTACACCCGGGAGCTCATGGTCGTTGGACTTTTCGAAGGAATCCAAAACAGAGGAGGCTCCCAAATCGACTACTACCGATCCTTCGACAAATGGTTAAAACCAGAGTCCCTAAAAGCATGGCGAAAGTTGATTGAATTTTGGGAAAAGGACGATTGGAAAAAGACCTCTGAAAGTGAGAAGATATTGAGGAAGGGGCGTAGGTGAATTTGGCCCAAGAGAGACAACATAACTAGCATTCCCGGTAACCTTTTTTATCCACTAATTGTTTCTATTTCTCTTATTTACAGACTTTATGGGGAATCGGAGTATTCCTTAAATGAACTGCGCAAAAAAAATAGAGTAGGGCACAAACTATTCCATGTAGTTTACAAAAGTCAGTCCTTTTCTTTCTATCAATTTCCTCTCTTTGATGGAGTACTAAATCCAAACAACTTATTATGATTTTAAAAAGTATTTCAGGGCTGATTGTAGGTGTTTTACTGATCAGTAGTGTTCAGCTTTTCGCGCAATCTGTTCCAGTTAGTGGGGGCTATCAGGCCTTTAAATTTCAGATAGATCAGGTCATCGGTGGTATGTCCAATGCAGCTGAAAGAGTTAGAATAACGACCACTTTGGCTGTCGAGGATGGTTATCTGATTTTAGGAAACGTTGAGAAACCCAATTCCAGTAATATGATAGTAACTACAGTTTTTATTGCTCACGTGGATCACCATGGAAGGATTCCAAACTCCAATTATTGGGTAAAAACTTATGGTGATAGTATTACGAATCAATTGGGACATCAAATAATTCGTGATTACTATGGCAATTATGTGGTATTAGGCGAAGAAGAGGATCCTTTTCAACCGCCTTCCAAAAGAATTTGGCTTTTTACAGTGGACTTGGCTGGAACAATGTCCAACTCCAAGCTGTTTAATTTGCATGTCCCTCAAGGTTATTGTTCCATTCGAGGAATGGAGATTGTTCCAACTCTTGAGAGTTCTGGTCCTAGTGGTTATGCGATTTGTGGATTCATTTTTGACTGTACCATGCAGTCCAATTATCCATTTGCCATGAGGCTGGATAATAACCTGGGTGTGGTATGGAGTAAATACTACAACCAAACTAATGCGAAATTTCTATCTATAGCTCAAAAAAAGGGCTTAGGTGAAAACCTTATTGTGGTTGGTACCGACGGAGATGGAATTATGGCCGAATTAAATTATGCTAACGGTAATTTGGTGGTTAATTCAAATATTAATTCCAGTGGTAACTTTTATACAACAGGTGTTAGGAGTTGTAATAAGGTGATCAGTACTTGGGATGGTGGATTTGTAATTGGCTCGTCTATTGGATATTACTCGACGTCCTCAGGTGTAATGGACGAATTTGGTTTACACAAATTTGATCAAAACGGCGTTCGGGAATGGTTCTCAGAGTACGACGAATTCTCGTCTTCTTACCACGATTACTTGACCCTCGAGGATATTCGAGAACATGATGATGAATTTGAAGTACTCCTCTCCTCAAATAAGGGGTTAATAATAAGCCGGGCTAATAAGTTTACTGGATCAGCATCAACCAGTATGCTGTACACAACGGGAGGAACTTCAACAAAGTTTTGGAGAGAGGTTGAATCAGATGTTAAATACCAAAAGTTAAGTTTTGATCCAGGATCAATTATCCGTGAGGGGACTGCCGTAGCCACCCATTTTTCTGGTAACACTCCGTTGGGAGGTATTCCTACAACCAATGACCGCAAGGAGTTTCGATTAATAAAAACAGACACGGACCTCGAAACCGGGGCTACTTCGTGTCAATCATCCATTCTCATTGTCAATGATCCTCATTGTTCCCAAAACCCGGCTGGACCATGTAGAAAATTTTTGGCTAACGCGGGAATGGTCTCGACCAATAACGCCGGTATTTCAGGAGGAAACTTCAATCATAGCGTATTCAATGGATCAGCGACACCTCACTATTACTGCTCTGAAGTAGTGTATGAAGTATTTCTACCGGAACCCAATGATGATAATCAGTTTTACCCTCCAAAAAGGACAACAGGAATTAATGATTTGGAGGCCGGAAAGGTAGATTTTTTGGTTAAAACGATTTCATTATCAGGTATATATAATATCGAGTCTTCTCTGAAATACAGTCGTCTTCAAGTGCTTGATATCAACGGAAGAATAGTTTTGGATACGATGGAGCAGATGGATCAAATTGATATTAGCCAAGAAGAGGGAGGTGTATATGTGGTTCGTGCAGTATTTGGATCGAACACTGTGGTGTCTTCTAAGATTGTAAAACAATAAAAGTTGGCGCTGTATTCGATTAACCTCCAATTGATCACTTTATCATTAGCGAAAGAACCCCTTGGTTAAAACCTTGGGGTTTCTTTTTATCCAATTATGGAACCCTGAATACAGTGCCATATCTTTAGATATTTTCATACTTTGGTGATCCGAAAGCCTCTTTCAAAAAACTAACCGTTTACCGAATAGGGTATCTTTTAAAATCAAACTTGGAGAAATATGTTAGGATTAATTCTAGTCTACTTTATTGGTAAGAGATTCTATGACTTAGCAGAGAAACACGATAAACATAAATGGGGTTTTGCGATTGCCGGAGTGGCTTCCTATTACTTGGGAACCATGGCCTTTGGGTTTTTCCTGGCTTTGTATTCTGAAATATGGAATCCAACGCTGTTGGAAGGAACCAATGATTTCGCTGTTGGGCTTATGGGCGTACCTTTTGGAGTGCTTGCTTGTGTGGGGTTCTACAAACTTTTAAAAAGAAGCTGGGAGCCCAAATCAGTGCCTTTGGATTCTAATGTTTTGGATGCCGAAATTGACCAAGATTCTTTTCAAAGGAAAGAGGATAAGGAAAAGTGAGTTCCAAGTTATCGGACTCGAACTCAATCTGACCAACGGGCCTAAAACGGACATAAAGCCGGGAGTTAAATACTCCACAACCGTAAATCGAACCAGCCGTGATAGATGGAGTAAATCGTAAACATGGATACCCCTGCATATAAACTCAGGTAGAATACTTTGAAGCCGTTGGTTTTAAAAAGCAATCGTTTTTTATAGAGTTTAAAGCCGCCATACACTGAGAATACCGGAAAGAGTATGGAGCATGCAAACAGGCTAACAGAGGTTAATGTCACTGTCCCAAGCGACTCCAAATTAGAGAAAGACGAATTACTCAGATAGATAGCTATAGAACAGGACATTAACCAAAATGGTAAAGCCATTAACCCTGTTGTTTTGGTTGAACTGAGGTAGGTCCTTGTAAACGGAAGAGTTAGTATTTGTCCCAAAAAAAGCATCGTAAGCAAGAAACCTGAGAGTAAACCAAAACACAACAAACCAGTAGATAGATAATGGGCTAAAGGATTGATTTTGACAAAGGTGTCTTCATAAAAAACGAGTGCTTTTTCACCGTCGTTATTGCATAAAAACAAGTAGGCTGCTTCGTTTTTTTCAGGGCTAAAACCGTTGTTCCCCGAATGGTAATACACCTCTTCGTCACGTATAAAGCGTTTAATGCTCAGTGAGTTGTTTTTTATTGAAAGTTTCATCGTTCTCACTGGAGCATTGATAAGATTCGCCAGACCGTTAGTTCCGTTGAGCATCTTATAAGTACCCTCCCATTCTTTGTAAGTTGAAATATCCGTGGATTTGATTGGGGCCTTACTATTTGAGGTTAATGACGGATCAACAAAATGATCCACCAACAGATGAAGAATTTTGGAATTGCTTTTTTGGAATAGATTGGAACTTACGGCCATACCCAAGTTTAGTTCCTGATTAAAAATATAATCACTGGTAAAGCCATCTATAGATCCATTATGACCTTTGAAAAGAACATCATTCTGGCCATAGTCTTTGTCACACATACCCAAACTGTATCCAGTTGAGATATGGTTTTCTATTTCAAAGTTGGATTGCAGCTGCTGCATGATAGCGGCCTGTTCTCGGGTAATTATTCCAAATGAGTCTAATTTATTTTCGTTCAGAAAGAACTGTAGAAATTTGGACATATCCGAACTACAACTCACTAATCCGCCAGCCGATTCTCCAATTAATTTTGGAGCCTTACTTGACTCAATTTTTCCATTGTTTCGTTGAAATCCGGTAGTTATGTCCGTGTTTTTTTGGGTGGAATAATAAGCCGTGTTTTCCATTTCTAAAGGAAGCAGAACATTCTTGGTGATGTATTCTTGGTAGGGAATACCGCTTGTCTTTTCAATGATGTACCCGAGAATGACATAGCCTGGATTGGAGTAGGAGAACACTAAGCCAGGTTGCCAATTCGATTGGTAACTCTGCTCAAAAGTCATCACCTCGTCCAGAGCCGTTAATTCCCTTTCTCGCTTTTTGATAATGGCCGAGATATGCATATCGTCAAATCCAGAACGGTGACTGAGCAGGTGTTTTATTTTTACCGGATGGCTGGATTCCCAGTCGTTTTCGAATGGAACTTCGGGGGCTATTTTCTTTAACTCATCCTCTAAACTGAGCTTCCCTTCACCAACAAGTTTCATGATCGCCAGGGCCGTAAAAGTTTTGGAAATGGACCCAAGGGCAAAAAGGCTTTTCTGCGTTACTTTTTGGGTATGCTCGGCATCGCTAGAGCCAAATTCTGATTGAAACAAGATGCTATCGCCACTCACCACCGTTACAAAGGCACCTGGAGTATTAGATTTCGTCAAAATCGAATGGATACTGTCTTTCAGCTGTGTTTCCGTGAGATTTTGGGCTCCGCTTTGAAAAGTGAAAGTCACCAACCATGCGATTAATACTGCTTTCTTCATTGTTTTTATTTATTGTTAAGCACAATACATTGTTATGCTATGTATGTAGTGAAAAAAATTAGCGAGTCGCTTTTCGTTTTTGCTTTAAGAGTAAGGTAATCATGAAATACAGGATCACGGCACTTAAGATCATTACAGGAATGAACCAATTCCCTAATACTTCCTGGTAATGGCTTCTGGAGACACTTCCAAGTTTGCCCAGAATGGCAAAATCACCGTCTTTAAAATACAACCCTACTTCATCCGGGTATCGCAGTTTTTGAAAAATCAAAAAACCAAATCCCAATAACAGTAAGTACAACAAGCTAAATACAGCATAAGAAATGCCATTGGCAATATTTAATGATAGTGCCTTAAAGACATGAATAGGATTGAATGTTTGGGTAGCTTGAGTCAGTTTCTTTTCAGCTATGGTTGGTTTTAGAATCTCCTCTGGGTTACCAAGTTTATGGAGTATTTTAACGATTTTATCAGCTTCGGAATCTCCATTTTCCTTTTGTAGGCCTTCGTAAATGTGGCTGTTGAATTCCATTAAAATGTCGAATCCATCTTCTGTAGGTAAGTCCTTCGTTTGCTGTTTAATACGTTCAATGTAGCTGTCGTAAATCTTTTGAGAAGTTTTATCCTGAAATCTGATTTCCTTCATCTCGTTTTATCTTGAAATTTTATTGATTGCCATATCCAGTTGTTTCCAATATTCTCGCATTTGGTCCAGTGTTTCTTCACCCATTTCCGTTAGCGTGTAGTACTTTCTTGGAATTCCTGAGGGTTGTTCGATCCACTTAGAGGTGGCCAAACCATCCGATTTTAATCTATTCATCAGGGGATAAAGAGTTCCTTCGGCAATTTCGATATCGGTAAACTTTTTTACTTCTTCTATAAGTTCGTAGCCGTAGTATTGGTTGTCTTTTAAGACATTAAGGATGATAAAGGCCAAAGTCCCTTTCTTAACCTGGGATTTCCATTTTTGTATAAACTCCTCATTCACGGCTCAAATGTATAGCATAATACATAGCAATACAATGTATGGGTATCATTTATTCAGATAAAGCTCTGAAAATACTTGAATATCAATGGGTACATCTTGAGTTTTGTG is a window encoding:
- a CDS encoding T9SS type A sorting domain-containing protein; this encodes MKNLYAALLILILSPALWAQKVPSICTGPDSVVQFYQDDADRLALNYLQKLKHPLYDSVEISKAHSDTILDALIAVYNATSLPARDTVVDRFNIHSFPYPNLRNFSVSADSTLNWMQQLKNGIIPTGNSTIDSLMNRYHIQLDFYYSYRLPMPFHTAYMKCDSNTNIQALTEAFNPIPGVHWAELESVYGDGYSIQSSINSDHVELIYSIGWGDCPSGCINRRFWKFKVYYDCSVEFCGSYGDVLSSPSLPSVYQSIRIFPNPFSNQLHFKGVDLNSEFTLYDPAGREVKTGTLSGSELSGLEELKPGPYFIRVQSKGEIMTFRLIKE
- a CDS encoding T9SS type A sorting domain-containing protein; amino-acid sequence: MKKLSFLLLFLGVYATVSAQRSYLQGMDLNTFNLTNAHPCFCHSDGALMSANHTQGNEFLLNRVLYNGDTAWVKWFKTLDPMLSTRVLKTSRLYKNNDYFWLVAGYEEISGGIENGLVMIVDDHGQIIKKINFDGVNNKNHVLDILQAGNHIYITGHSRDILNETYSNDGRGFIIKLDLNLNIVWDYWFDSGATPNDYDMAEDITYIETRGNGDVVLFVTGSRNKNNTTGQSTTLALFLEDKGSTCNFSDVSFVDTVATPAFRQWGADALVHDQKLYLLWNNEDYHHMQIMPFDISMQSPQFNNSMVTDVNGGHSFSTGFQLFADPSDPEYLLAFGYGAGANSATVFLRPFYAQIHKDGMAGDPNIFFMEGTYANARPIWHPNDIYSLMPYYMFETPSQGGYESGSNYTPDFVDFTGDHLNALHYHTAGTSPSAVENFHLTPGSWHCGEYGSTGSFGSFGYKPLPPVTFSNSIANSYTSNVWVENWSVAYLDCQPITPEDRFGYGPDEWNGICKGTYCFPSSGGGGGILFPKKEVTSTEEAKEEIQNLSVFPNPAADYVQINGLQEDVSTDIYLYDLNGATVAEFHGQSAENTRLNTQEVQAGTYILKVNQGDAQSTLRVIIQK
- a CDS encoding GTP-binding protein — translated: MANSSEQQSSSSINRVPVVILNGFLGSGKTTLFRALLAQSRKKNIPVCAIVNDMSELDVDGELIGTTDAVEENSRILESIHSCVLSSKMGIEKLDAAIRKLLSDQNPELLIIETSGSCHPQPLIEYFKDHQQTKLTGVFALVDSLMLAHDYRYGEDLIPIMQHNLANGRRDTVNLLVEQILFCSHLILTKADRIEENKLPTIASHIQRINGFASIHSVFFGKLTLESLFELEEYDYYRVAPLIQELKPILETEEEQERPYNLATRVIKDERPFHPQRLWDTCHQYLDQRIYRSKGFFWLASRDKLSLLWNQAAGGINLEIIGSWRSGIVEDEDHGITEYEIEKLKEMLANETGRFGDRICDLTVIGDQTQVDRFTDALKTCFLTEEEIKLWENGHEFTDPWPKNIVKVR
- a CDS encoding T9SS type A sorting domain-containing protein translates to MILKSISGLIVGVLLISSVQLFAQSVPVSGGYQAFKFQIDQVIGGMSNAAERVRITTTLAVEDGYLILGNVEKPNSSNMIVTTVFIAHVDHHGRIPNSNYWVKTYGDSITNQLGHQIIRDYYGNYVVLGEEEDPFQPPSKRIWLFTVDLAGTMSNSKLFNLHVPQGYCSIRGMEIVPTLESSGPSGYAICGFIFDCTMQSNYPFAMRLDNNLGVVWSKYYNQTNAKFLSIAQKKGLGENLIVVGTDGDGIMAELNYANGNLVVNSNINSSGNFYTTGVRSCNKVISTWDGGFVIGSSIGYYSTSSGVMDEFGLHKFDQNGVREWFSEYDEFSSSYHDYLTLEDIREHDDEFEVLLSSNKGLIISRANKFTGSASTSMLYTTGGTSTKFWREVESDVKYQKLSFDPGSIIREGTAVATHFSGNTPLGGIPTTNDRKEFRLIKTDTDLETGATSCQSSILIVNDPHCSQNPAGPCRKFLANAGMVSTNNAGISGGNFNHSVFNGSATPHYYCSEVVYEVFLPEPNDDNQFYPPKRTTGINDLEAGKVDFLVKTISLSGIYNIESSLKYSRLQVLDINGRIVLDTMEQMDQIDISQEEGGVYVVRAVFGSNTVVSSKIVKQ